From one Flavobacterium sp. N502536 genomic stretch:
- a CDS encoding urocanate hydratase, translated as MTFKEQIQQGIPTLLPPKATYDLAINHAPKRKEILSAEEKKLALKNALRYFEAKHHAELIQEFSEELETYGRIYMYRFRPDYRMYARPIDEYPGKSVQAKAIMHMIQNNLDYAVAQHPHELITYGGNGAVFQNWAQYLLTMQYLSEMTDEQTLTMYSGHPMGLFPSHAEAPRVVVTNGMVIPNYSQPDDWEKMNALGVSQYGQMTAGSYMYIGPQGIVHGTTITVLNGFRKIKQNPEGNLFVTSGLGGMSGAQPKAGNIAGCITVCAEVNSKITKIRHEQGWINEIVTSTDELVKRVLTAKANKEVVSIAYLGNVVDVWECFDKENIKIDLGSDQTSLHNPWAGGYYPAGISFEEANGMMASNPELFKEKVQESLRRQAKAINKHTAKGTYFFDYGNAFLLEASRAGADVMAENNIDFRYPSYVQDIMGPMCFDYGFGPFRWVCTSGKPEDLQKTDAIASQVLEEMAKTAPDEIQQQMQDNIKWIKGAQENKLVVGSQARILYADAEGRIKIAEAFNQAIAKGEIGTVVLGRDHHDVSGTDSPYRETSNIYDGSRFTADMAIQNVIGDSFRGATWVSIHNGGGVGWGEVINGGFGMVLDGSKEASKRLASMLFWDVNNGISRRSWARNGEAIFAIKRAMEVQPLLKVTLPNIVDENLF; from the coding sequence ATGACTTTTAAAGAACAAATACAACAAGGAATTCCAACCCTATTACCTCCAAAGGCAACATACGATTTAGCTATTAACCATGCGCCAAAACGAAAAGAAATCCTATCAGCAGAAGAAAAAAAACTGGCTTTAAAAAATGCATTGCGATACTTTGAGGCAAAACACCATGCCGAATTAATTCAGGAGTTTTCAGAAGAGTTGGAAACTTACGGACGTATTTATATGTACCGTTTTCGTCCGGATTACAGAATGTATGCCCGACCAATTGACGAATATCCCGGAAAATCAGTGCAGGCAAAAGCAATTATGCACATGATTCAGAACAATCTGGATTATGCTGTAGCGCAACACCCGCACGAACTGATTACTTACGGTGGAAATGGAGCCGTTTTTCAAAACTGGGCACAATATTTATTGACGATGCAATATTTGTCTGAAATGACAGACGAGCAAACACTGACCATGTATTCAGGTCATCCGATGGGATTATTTCCTTCACATGCAGAAGCGCCAAGAGTTGTCGTAACAAACGGAATGGTGATTCCAAATTACTCTCAACCGGACGATTGGGAGAAAATGAATGCTTTAGGTGTTTCACAATACGGGCAAATGACCGCCGGGAGTTATATGTACATTGGGCCACAAGGAATTGTACACGGAACAACGATTACAGTTTTGAATGGTTTTAGAAAAATCAAACAAAATCCGGAAGGAAATCTGTTTGTAACTTCAGGACTTGGCGGAATGTCAGGTGCACAGCCAAAAGCCGGAAACATTGCAGGCTGTATCACCGTGTGTGCAGAAGTAAATTCGAAAATTACAAAAATTCGCCACGAACAGGGCTGGATAAATGAAATTGTAACCTCAACTGACGAATTGGTCAAAAGAGTGCTTACGGCAAAAGCCAATAAAGAAGTAGTTTCCATCGCTTACTTAGGAAACGTGGTAGACGTTTGGGAATGTTTCGACAAAGAAAACATCAAAATTGATTTGGGTTCTGATCAGACTTCTCTTCATAATCCATGGGCCGGAGGTTACTATCCTGCCGGAATTTCCTTTGAAGAGGCTAATGGAATGATGGCCAGCAATCCGGAACTTTTCAAAGAAAAAGTACAGGAATCTTTGCGCCGTCAAGCCAAAGCTATTAACAAACATACCGCAAAAGGCACTTACTTTTTTGATTACGGAAATGCCTTTTTATTAGAAGCTTCCCGCGCAGGTGCTGATGTGATGGCCGAAAACAATATTGATTTTAGATACCCTAGTTACGTTCAGGACATCATGGGACCAATGTGTTTCGATTACGGTTTTGGCCCGTTTAGATGGGTTTGTACTTCCGGAAAACCCGAAGATTTACAAAAAACAGATGCCATAGCAAGTCAGGTATTGGAAGAAATGGCCAAAACAGCTCCGGATGAAATTCAGCAGCAAATGCAGGATAACATCAAATGGATCAAAGGTGCGCAGGAAAACAAACTGGTTGTGGGTTCACAAGCCAGAATTTTATATGCCGATGCAGAAGGCCGAATTAAAATTGCCGAAGCTTTTAACCAGGCTATTGCCAAAGGTGAAATTGGAACGGTTGTTTTAGGACGCGATCATCATGACGTTTCGGGAACGGATTCTCCATACAGAGAAACCTCAAATATCTACGACGGATCACGCTTTACAGCCGATATGGCGATTCAAAACGTGATTGGCGACAGCTTCAGAGGTGCAACATGGGTTTCTATACATAATGGCGGCGGAGTTGGCTGGGGAGAGGTTATAAATGGTGGCTTTGGTATGGTTCTTGATGGTTCTAAGGAGGCTTCAAAACGTTTAGCATCAATGCTTTTTTGGGATGTTAATAACGGAATTTCAAGAAGAAGCTGGGCCAGAAATGGCGAAGCTATTTTTGCGATAAAAAGAGCAATGGAAGTTCAGCCTTTATTAAAAGTAACTTTGCCTAATATCGTAGATGAGAATCTGTTTTAG
- a CDS encoding DUF5522 domain-containing protein, translating into MKEQSNENKLIEGEDFYYTPEGYKCFTEKYHLKRGYCCKSGCRHCPYGFDKRTGQIRKNAN; encoded by the coding sequence ATGAAAGAGCAAAGTAATGAAAATAAATTAATCGAAGGGGAAGATTTTTACTATACGCCCGAAGGTTATAAATGCTTTACTGAAAAATACCATCTGAAACGTGGTTATTGCTGTAAAAGTGGCTGTCGTCATTGTCCATATGGTTTTGATAAACGAACCGGGCAAATAAGAAAAAACGCCAATTAG
- a CDS encoding 1-aminocyclopropane-1-carboxylate deaminase/D-cysteine desulfhydrase produces MNQEIHIVFPNAISLSIKREDLIHPFVSGNKFRKLKYNLLQAKAENKKTLLTFGGAFSNHIAAVAYAGKEQGFRTIGVIRGEELLDKIEENPTLKFAQENGMQFEFVTREEYRLKNENAFIEKLKDKFGDFYLVPEGGTNEWAVKGCEEILTEEDARFDFVCCAVGTGGTIAGLINSALPHQKILGFPALKGDFLTDEIRIFAQKDNWNLISDYHFGGYGKVNLELIEFINAFFEENKVPLDPIYTGKMVFGVIDLIHKNYFPAHSRILLIHTGGLQGIEGMNIKLKQKKLPILKSNG; encoded by the coding sequence TTGAATCAGGAAATTCATATCGTCTTCCCCAATGCTATTTCGTTGAGCATAAAACGGGAAGATTTGATTCATCCCTTTGTTTCCGGGAATAAGTTCCGAAAACTGAAATACAATTTGCTTCAGGCGAAAGCCGAAAATAAAAAGACTCTGCTGACTTTTGGCGGTGCTTTTTCCAATCATATTGCAGCCGTTGCTTATGCCGGAAAAGAGCAGGGTTTTAGAACCATTGGCGTGATTAGAGGCGAGGAACTTTTGGATAAAATCGAAGAGAATCCAACACTAAAATTTGCTCAGGAAAACGGAATGCAGTTTGAATTTGTGACGCGGGAGGAGTATCGGCTTAAAAATGAAAATGCCTTTATCGAAAAGTTAAAAGATAAGTTTGGCGACTTCTATTTAGTGCCTGAGGGCGGAACCAATGAATGGGCGGTAAAAGGCTGTGAAGAGATTTTGACCGAAGAAGATGCACGTTTTGATTTTGTTTGTTGTGCGGTAGGAACGGGCGGCACGATAGCGGGATTGATTAATAGTGCGCTGCCGCATCAGAAAATTTTAGGGTTTCCGGCGTTAAAAGGTGACTTTTTAACCGATGAAATTCGTATTTTTGCACAAAAAGATAACTGGAATTTAATTTCTGACTATCATTTTGGAGGTTATGGGAAGGTAAATTTGGAATTAATTGAATTTATCAATGCTTTTTTTGAAGAAAATAAAGTGCCTTTGGATCCAATTTATACGGGAAAGATGGTTTTTGGCGTTATAGACTTAATACATAAAAACTATTTTCCTGCACATTCAAGAATTTTATTGATCCATACCGGCGGATTGCAGGGAATTGAAGGGATGAATATTAAATTGAAGCAGAAAAAATTACCAATACTCAAAAGCAATGGTTAA
- a CDS encoding glucosaminidase domain-containing protein produces MVKKIIALLMLVTLVGCSSSKPTIATTKKAAAIQRPKVATTKKPTYTKPIGKKYPSTNNTTEVIQSTSKTVVTSDLINNYILQFKDIAIGNMQKYGIPASIILAQGILESGAGKGDLALEANNHFGIKCHKDWLGESVRHDDDSAQECFRKYTEAAESYRDHALFLVGKNRYATLFTYEKDDYKSWAKGLRAAGYATDPNYPDKLISYIERYNLHQYDCQVTGKSYKPFEKSAPVKSSSPSGSPSNANSNDPNLYEVQKGDTLYSISKKFNLLVDDLKQKNNLSDNALSVGQKLRVK; encoded by the coding sequence ATGGTTAAAAAAATAATAGCACTTTTAATGCTGGTGACTTTAGTAGGTTGTTCTTCAAGTAAACCTACTATCGCGACGACCAAAAAAGCGGCGGCAATCCAGAGGCCTAAAGTGGCGACAACCAAAAAGCCAACGTACACCAAACCAATTGGTAAAAAATACCCTTCTACAAATAATACAACCGAGGTCATCCAGTCTACTTCAAAAACAGTTGTAACCAGTGATTTAATCAACAATTATATTTTACAATTCAAAGATATTGCCATAGGGAATATGCAGAAATACGGCATTCCTGCAAGTATTATTCTGGCGCAGGGAATTCTAGAATCCGGTGCAGGAAAAGGTGATTTGGCGCTGGAAGCCAATAATCATTTTGGAATTAAATGTCACAAAGACTGGCTGGGAGAGAGTGTGCGTCATGATGATGATTCGGCTCAGGAATGTTTCAGGAAATATACAGAAGCTGCAGAATCGTATAGAGACCATGCCTTGTTTTTGGTTGGCAAAAATAGATATGCCACTTTATTTACTTACGAAAAAGACGATTATAAATCCTGGGCAAAAGGGTTAAGAGCGGCTGGTTATGCCACAGATCCCAATTACCCGGATAAATTAATTAGTTATATCGAACGATACAATCTGCACCAGTACGATTGTCAGGTTACCGGAAAAAGCTACAAACCTTTTGAGAAATCAGCTCCGGTAAAAAGTTCTTCACCTTCCGGTTCGCCTTCTAATGCTAATTCGAACGATCCTAATTTATACGAAGTTCAAAAAGGGGATACCTTATATTCGATTTCAAAAAAATTCAACCTTTTGGTTGACGATTTAAAACAGAAAAATAATCTTTCAGACAACGCACTTTCTGTCGGGCAGAAGCTTAGAGTGAAGTAG
- the hemL gene encoding glutamate-1-semialdehyde 2,1-aminomutase codes for MIYKRSSQLFAEAEKVIPGGVNSPVRAFKAVGGTPIFVKSAKGAYLYDEDGNKLIDYINSWGPMVLGHAYQPVVDAVIEKAKLGTSFGMPTELETEIAALAVSMVPNIDKIRFVNSGTEACMSAIRLARGFTKRDKIIKFAGCYHGHSDSFLIQAGSGAVTFGSPNSPGVTEGTAKDTLLAKYNDLENVKTLIEANKNEIAAIIIEAVAGNMGCIPPQKGFLEGLRELCTANGILLIFDEVMTGFRLARGGVQELYNINADIVTFGKVIGGGLPVGAFAAREEIMNYLAPLGPVYQAGTLSGNPLAMAAGLAMLQSLDNDRAIFTRLEEKTAYLEAGIDRVLKANNVVFTINRVGSMISVHFDANPVVDFQTAAKGDNETFKKFFHGLLQEGVYIAPSAYETWFITDALTYEDLDFTINAIDKVSKTF; via the coding sequence ATGATATATAAAAGAAGTAGTCAGCTTTTTGCTGAAGCAGAAAAAGTAATTCCTGGAGGGGTAAATTCACCGGTAAGAGCATTTAAAGCAGTTGGTGGAACTCCAATTTTTGTAAAAAGTGCCAAAGGTGCTTATTTGTATGACGAGGACGGAAATAAATTAATCGACTATATCAATTCATGGGGACCAATGGTTTTGGGTCATGCCTACCAACCGGTTGTGGATGCTGTAATTGAAAAAGCAAAATTGGGTACTTCATTCGGAATGCCAACGGAATTAGAAACAGAGATTGCTGCTTTGGCGGTTTCGATGGTTCCGAATATCGATAAAATAAGATTTGTAAATTCAGGTACCGAGGCTTGTATGAGTGCAATTCGTCTGGCTCGCGGATTTACAAAAAGAGATAAAATCATCAAATTTGCGGGCTGCTATCATGGACATTCAGATTCATTTTTGATTCAGGCCGGAAGCGGAGCAGTAACTTTTGGATCGCCAAACAGCCCGGGAGTTACAGAAGGTACTGCAAAAGATACTTTGTTAGCGAAGTACAATGATTTAGAAAACGTAAAGACTTTAATCGAAGCCAATAAAAATGAAATCGCTGCCATTATCATCGAAGCGGTTGCCGGAAATATGGGATGTATTCCACCTCAAAAAGGTTTTCTGGAAGGATTAAGAGAATTGTGTACGGCCAACGGAATTTTACTGATTTTTGATGAGGTTATGACAGGTTTCCGTCTGGCTCGCGGAGGAGTTCAGGAATTGTATAATATCAATGCCGATATTGTAACTTTCGGAAAAGTAATTGGTGGAGGTTTGCCTGTAGGAGCTTTTGCTGCCCGCGAAGAAATCATGAACTATCTGGCACCGCTTGGACCTGTTTATCAGGCCGGGACATTATCGGGTAATCCGCTAGCTATGGCGGCAGGATTGGCGATGCTGCAATCGTTGGATAATGATCGTGCTATTTTCACCCGATTGGAAGAAAAAACGGCTTATTTGGAAGCAGGAATCGACAGGGTTTTAAAAGCGAATAATGTTGTTTTCACTATCAATAGAGTAGGATCGATGATCTCTGTTCACTTTGATGCAAATCCGGTTGTTGATTTTCAAACTGCCGCAAAAGGTGATAACGAAACGTTTAAGAAGTTCTTCCATGGCTTGTTGCAGGAAGGTGTTTATATCGCACCATCGGCTTATGAAACCTGGTTTATTACCGATGCCTTAACCTATGAAGATCTGGATTTTACCATTAATGCGATTGATAAAGTTTCAAAGACCTTTTAG